In Gymnogyps californianus isolate 813 unplaced genomic scaffold, ASM1813914v2 HiC_scaffold_173, whole genome shotgun sequence, one genomic interval encodes:
- the LOC127028078 gene encoding adenosine 5'-monophosphoramidase HINT1-like, with protein MLQEELDRQHSIREREQEIDAWSDPSAPRGHANSLSPVSTTSTRADPPRGRGQAKTTDETANRDAGSAGGDLAAQRAPRRAWPSGGSAGATTGLVVADEIIGARAARPGGATTVFGKVIGKALPANVIYEDDQCLAFRDLSPQAPTLFLVMPKEPIIRLSEAEDSGESLLGHLMIVGKKRAAHLGLTNGFRMVADEGPEGGQSVCHVHLRILGGCQLGWPPG; from the exons ATGTTACAAGAGGAGCTCGACAGGCAGCACAGTATCCGGGAACGCGAGCAGGAGATTGATGCGTG gtCGGATCCCTCCGCGCCCCGAGGGCACGCAAACTCCCTGAGCCCGGTAAGCACCACGTCGACGAGGGCGGACCCGCCAAGGGGGCGGGGACAAGCGAAAACGACAGACGAGACAGCCAATCGAGACGCGGGATCGGCCGGCGGCGATCTGGCGGCCCAACGGGCGCCGCGGAGGGCCTGGCCGAGTGGAGGAAGCGCGGGGGCGACAACGGGCCTTGTCGTGGCTGACGAGATTATTGGGGCGCGGGCCGCCCGGCCCGGTGGCGCCACTACTGTCTTCGGAAAGGTCATCGGCAAGGCGCTTCCCGCCAACGTCATCTACGAGGACGA CCAGTGCCTTGCGTTCCGTGATCTTTCACCCCAAGCTCCGACGCTTTTCCTAGTCATGCCTAAGGAGCCAATTATCAGGTTATCTGAAGCGGAAGATTCTGGTGAATCT cttcttgggCATTTAATGATTGTTGGCAAGAAGCGTGCTGCTCACCTGGGCCTGACCAATGGATTCCGGATGGTTGCGGATGAAGGGCCCGAGGGTGGGCAGTCTGTCTGTCACGTACATCTACGTATTCTGGGTGGCTGTCAGTTGGGCTGGCCGCCTGGCTAA
- the LOC127028080 gene encoding LOW QUALITY PROTEIN: adenosine 5'-monophosphoramidase HINT1-like (The sequence of the model RefSeq protein was modified relative to this genomic sequence to represent the inferred CDS: deleted 1 base in 1 codon), giving the protein MGFQLEAPVSTTSTRADPPRGRGQAKTTDETANRDAGSAGGDLAAQRAPRRAWPSGGSAGATTGLVVADEIIGARAARPGGATTVFGKVIGKSLPANVIYEDEECLAFRDLSPQAPTLFLVMPKEPIIRLSEAEDSGESLLGHLMIVGKKRAAHLGLTNGFRMVADEGPEGGQSVCHVHLRILGGCQLGWPPG; this is encoded by the exons ATGGGCTTCCAGCTTGAAG CCCCGGTAAGCACCACGTCGACGAGGGCGGACCCGCCAAGGGGGCGGGGACAAGCGAAAACGACAGACGAGACAGCCAATCGAGACGCGGGATCGGCCGGCGGCGATCTGGCGGCCCAACGGGCGCCGCGGAGGGCCTGGCCGAGTGGAGGAAGCGCGGGGGCGACAACGGGCCTTGTCGTGGCTGACGAGATTATTGGGGCGCGGGCCGCCCGGCCCGGTGGCGCCACTACTGTCTTCGGAAAGGTCATCGGCAAGTCGCTT CCCGCCAACGTCATCTACGAGGACGAGGAG TGCCTTGCGTTCCGTGATCTTTCACCCCAAGCTCCGACGCTTTTCCTAGTCATGCCTAAGGAGCCAATTATCAGGTTATCTGAAGCGGAAGATTCTGGTGAATCT cttcttgggCATTTAATGATTGTTGGCAAGAAGCGTGCTGCTCACCTGGGCCTGACCAATGGATTCCGGATGGTTGCGGATGAAGGGCCCGAGGGTGGGCAGTCTGTCTGTCACGTACATCTACGTATTCTGGGTGGCTGTCAGTTGGGCTGGCCGCCTGGCTAA